A stretch of Triticum aestivum cultivar Chinese Spring chromosome 1D, IWGSC CS RefSeq v2.1, whole genome shotgun sequence DNA encodes these proteins:
- the LOC123180931 gene encoding L-type lectin-domain containing receptor kinase SIT2-like gives MAGSLQPTVTQAKLNFMQHQVLSTPNPCVACDLRTSAAVKVEVTTRQACSARAPCFLLASLLLLLLAQLLVAVAGVEFAYEGFPAAGLALDGIASVTPDGLLLLTNDTDLNLAHAFHPAPLRFHRTSSFSTTFVFAIVSELADLSTSGFAFLVAPTSRDLSSAMAAQYLGLFNGSDNGDARNRVFAVELDTVRNPEFADMNDNHVGVDVNSLNSSAAAMAGYYDDATGAFRNLSLASREPMQVWVDYDAAATEITVALAPARSPRPRRPLLTTRIDLSMVVADTAHVGFSSGSSIVLCKHYVLGWSFSLDGPAPALDHAKLPTLPRIGPKPQSKTLAVALPIVTTAAVLAAVGIGLLLLRRRLRYAELREDWEVEFGPHRFAFKDLYYATAGFKDKRLLGTGGFGSVYRGVLPGSRTEVAVKRVSHESRQGLREFIAEVVSIGRLRHRNLVQLLGYCRRRGELLLVYDYMPHSSLDKHLHWHGPALDWAQRLRIIRGASGLLYMHEDWEQVVIHRDIKASNVLLDGEMNGRLGDFGLARLYDHGADPQTTHVVGTMGYLAPELVRTGKATTLSDVFAFGAFLLEVACGRRPIEEEEEEDVYGDDDRFVLADWVLGHWRNGAITITRAVDAKLGTGYDAAEADTVLRLGLTCLHPSPAARPSMKQVMQYLDGSATLPKLPPTYVTVNMLAAMETHQGVLGTWAVWRSASSVATMSDIGLSGR, from the coding sequence ATGGCAGGTTCCTTGCAGCCAACAGTAACCCAGGCTAAACTAAACTTTATGCAACATCAAGTATTAAGTACGCCTAATCCTTGTGTTGCTTGTGACTTGCGTACAAGTGCGGCGGTCAAAGTTGAGGTGACCACGCGACAAGCGTGCAGCGCGAGGGCACCATGCTTCCTACTCGCAagtttgttgttgctgctgctcgccCAGCTGCTTGTGGCAGTGGCCGGCGTCGAGTTCGCCTACGAGGGCTTCCCCGCCGCCGGGCTGGCGCTCGACGGCATAGCAAGCGTCACGCCGGATGGGCTGCTGCTGCTCACCAACGACACCGACTTGAACCTAGCCCACGCCTTCCACCCGGCCCCGCTCAGGTTCCACCGGACGTCCTCCTTCTCGACCACTTTCGTGTTCGCCATCGTGTCGGAGCTCGCCGACCTGAGCACGAGCGGGTTCGCGTTCCTCGTCGCGCCGACCAGCAGGGACCTGTCTTCGGCGATGGCGGCGCAGTACCTCGGACTGTTCAacggcagcgacaacggcgacgCGCGGAACCGCGTCTTCGCCGTCGAGCTTGACACGGTGCGCAACCCGGAGTTCGCGGACATGAACGACAACCACGTCGGCGTCGACGTCAACAGCCTCAACTCCTCGGCGGCTGCCATGGCAGGCTACTACGACGACGCCACCGGCGCGTTCCGGAACTTGAGCCTGGCAAGCCGGGAGCCCATGCAGGTGTGGGTGGACTACGACGCTGCGGCGACGGAGATCACCGTGGCCTTGGCCCCAGCGCGGTCGCCCCGGCCCAGGAGGCCGCTCCTGACCACAAGGATCGACCTCTCGATGGTCGTCGCCGACACGGCGCACGTCGGCTTCTCGTCGGGGTCCAGCATCGTGCTGTGCAAGCACTACGTGCTCGGCTGGAGCTTCAGCCTGGACGGCCCCGCTCCAGCGCTCGACCACGCCAAGCTGCCGACGCTGCCCCGCATTGGCCCCAAGCCCCAGTCGAAGACGCTCGCCGTCGCGCTGCCGATCGTCACCACGGCAGCCGTCCTCGCCGCGGTCGGCATCGGCCTCTTGTTGCTCCGCCGGCGGCTCAGGTACGCGGAGCTGCGCGAGGATTGGGAGGTGGAGTTCGGGCCGCACCGGTTCGCGTTCAAGGACCTGTACTACGCCACCGCCGGGTTCAAGGACAAGCGGCTGCTGGGCACCGGAGGGTTCGGGAGCGTGTACAGGGGCGTGCTCCCGGGGTCCCGTACCGAGGTCGCCGTGAAGAGGGTGTCACACGAGTCGAGGCAGGGGTTGAGGGAGTTCATCGCGGAGGTGGTAAGCATCGGCCGGCTCCGGCACCGCAACCTCGTACAGCTGCTCGGCTATTGCCGGCGCAGAGGGGAGCTCTTGCTGGTATACGATTACATGCCACATAGCAGCCTCGACAAACACCTGCACTGGCACGGCCCTGCTCTGGACTGGGCGCAGAGGCTCCGGATCATCAGAGGCGCTTCCGGGCTGCTGTACATGCACGAGGACTGGGAGCAGGTCGTCATCCACCGGGACATCAAGGCGAGCAACGTGCTCCTGGACGGCGAGATGAACGGGCGGCTCGGCGACTTCGGCCTGGCGAGACTGTACGACCATGGCGCGGACCCGCAGACCACGCATGTGGTGGGCACCATGGGGTACCTGGCGCCGGAGCTGGTGCGCACTGGCAAGGCGACGACCCTCTCCGACGTGTTCGCCTTCGGGGCGTTCCTCCTGGAGGTCGCCTGCGGCCGGAGGCccatcgaggaggaggaggaggaggacgtctACGGCGACGACGACCGCTTCGTGCTGGCGGACTGGGTGCTGGGGCACTGGCGGAATGGCGCCATCACCATCACCCGCGCGGTGGACGCGAAGCTAGGCACAGGGTATGACGCCGCCGAGGCGGACACTGTGCTGCGGCTGGGGCTGACGTGCCTCCACCCGTCGCCCGCGGCACGCCCGAGCATGAAACAGGTGATGCAGTACCTCGACGGCAGCGCGAcgttgccgaagcttcccccgacgTACGTGACGGTCAACATGCTTGCGGCCATGGAGACACACCAGGGCGTCCTTGGCACGTGGGCGGTCTGGCGGTCGGCGTCCAGCGTCGCCACCATGTCTGACATTGGCCTCTCCGGCCGATGA